In Haloplanus rubicundus, one DNA window encodes the following:
- a CDS encoding DASH family cryptochrome, with translation MASDADPDTTLWWLRRDRRLHDNPALVAAADADRLLPVSVFDPAHYGTAEYGGTNSFTYEKTGGRRTRFRIDSVADLRSRLRDRGSDLVVRTGDPASVLSTLADRVDADAVHVHTRPTPEERAVEERVEAALDAPLVRHWGHTLYHPADLPNGVSGVDDTYTPFRKSVESSASVRDPEPIPELPPRPSGVDPGVLPDAAALGVDTSPVDDRAALVFEGGETAALGRLDEYLWETDALREYKETRNGLLGRDYSSKFSPWLNEGCLSPRRVYAEIDEYEDRRVANDSTYWLRFELVWRDFFQFQFAKHGATFFTPGGIRHREIAWRDDPEAFERWRRGETGIPFVDAGMRELNATGYLSNRARQNVASFLANDLRIDWRTGAAYFETRLIDYDPASNYGNWAYVAGVGNDSRNRSFDVVWQAHRYDPDAEYVQRWVPELDGLSPEAAHEPWTLPDERRARLDYPAPMIDPETQYGD, from the coding sequence ATGGCCTCCGACGCCGACCCCGACACCACACTCTGGTGGCTCCGACGTGACCGTCGCCTCCACGACAACCCGGCGCTCGTCGCCGCGGCCGACGCCGACCGCCTGCTCCCGGTGTCAGTCTTCGACCCGGCCCACTACGGCACGGCCGAGTACGGCGGCACGAACTCCTTCACCTACGAGAAGACGGGGGGCCGACGGACGCGATTCCGAATCGACTCCGTCGCCGACCTTCGCTCGCGACTCCGCGACCGCGGGAGCGACCTCGTCGTGCGGACGGGCGACCCCGCCTCGGTCCTCTCGACGCTCGCGGACCGTGTCGACGCCGACGCCGTCCACGTCCACACGCGCCCGACACCGGAGGAACGGGCAGTGGAGGAACGGGTCGAGGCGGCACTCGACGCCCCGCTCGTCCGCCACTGGGGGCACACCCTGTACCACCCGGCGGACCTCCCGAACGGCGTCTCGGGGGTCGACGACACCTACACCCCGTTCCGGAAGTCGGTGGAGTCGTCGGCGTCGGTGCGGGACCCGGAACCGATCCCCGAACTTCCCCCGCGGCCGTCCGGCGTCGATCCGGGCGTGCTTCCCGACGCCGCCGCCCTCGGCGTCGACACCTCCCCCGTCGACGACCGGGCGGCACTCGTCTTCGAGGGCGGCGAAACAGCCGCGCTCGGCCGCCTCGACGAGTACCTCTGGGAGACCGACGCGCTCCGCGAGTACAAGGAGACCCGGAACGGGTTGCTCGGCCGCGACTACTCCTCGAAGTTCTCGCCGTGGCTGAACGAGGGGTGTCTCTCGCCGCGGCGGGTGTACGCCGAAATAGACGAGTACGAGGACCGGCGCGTCGCGAACGACTCGACGTACTGGCTCCGGTTCGAACTCGTCTGGCGTGACTTCTTCCAGTTCCAGTTCGCCAAACACGGCGCGACGTTCTTCACGCCGGGCGGCATCCGTCACCGCGAAATCGCGTGGCGGGACGACCCCGAAGCGTTCGAGCGCTGGAGACGCGGCGAGACGGGGATTCCGTTCGTCGACGCCGGTATGCGCGAGTTGAACGCGACGGGCTACCTGTCGAACCGCGCCCGACAGAACGTCGCGTCCTTCCTGGCGAACGACCTGCGGATCGACTGGCGGACGGGTGCGGCGTACTTCGAGACGCGCCTGATCGACTACGACCCCGCGTCGAACTACGGCAACTGGGCGTACGTCGCGGGCGTGGGCAACGACTCGCGGAACCGCTCGTTCGACGTGGTGTGGCAGGCCCACCGGTACGACCCGGACGCCGAGTACGTGCAGCGGTGGGTGCCCGAACTCGACGGGCTGTCGCCGGAGGCGGCCCACGAACCGTGGACGCTCCCCGACGAGAGACGGGCGCGGCTCGACTACCCGGCGCCGATGATCGATCCGGAGACGCAGTACGGGGACTGA
- a CDS encoding 2Fe-2S iron-sulfur cluster-binding protein, giving the protein MEDGEHCDVVYVWVEDSERRSPSGSRSKPVDGEGRLLTAPAGATLRDVLVAAGLSPYTRLTERLNCGGRGLCGTCGVRIEEGPSAEHWHDALAERWGYPRLSCQVRLDGDARVRLAEKVVWGRRKSE; this is encoded by the coding sequence ATGGAAGACGGCGAGCACTGCGACGTAGTGTACGTCTGGGTGGAGGACAGTGAGAGACGCAGTCCCTCCGGCAGTCGGTCGAAGCCCGTGGACGGCGAGGGACGCCTCCTGACGGCCCCGGCCGGGGCGACGCTCCGGGACGTCCTCGTCGCGGCCGGGCTGTCGCCGTACACCCGACTCACCGAGCGGCTGAACTGCGGGGGCCGGGGACTGTGTGGAACCTGTGGCGTCCGGATCGAGGAGGGTCCGAGCGCCGAGCACTGGCACGACGCCCTCGCCGAACGGTGGGGGTATCCGCGGCTCTCGTGTCAGGTCCGGCTGGACGGGGACGCCCGAGTCCGGCTCGCCGAGAAGGTCGTCTGGGGGCGACGGAAGTCGGAGTAG
- the cmk gene encoding (d)CMP kinase, producing the protein MSNPSATTERQIDSNLFITVSGPPGCGATTLTEGLAEALNCGYVIGGDIFRDLAEERDLSLQQLIAKAEEDDTIDRALDQRLRRIAEQWGAANKAFILESRLAGWLAGNRADLRIWLDAPEEIRIERLSDYEVSYEIERPAEREDVSLRHLDDEEEIGPLLRVREVSEAGRYESYYGIDVEDQSFYDLSINTARWDAETVLEMVLTAIEGYDPETDEGAFTTRDVTL; encoded by the coding sequence ATGTCGAATCCGAGCGCCACCACGGAGCGGCAAATCGACAGCAATCTGTTCATTACCGTCTCCGGACCACCGGGCTGTGGGGCGACGACGCTCACCGAGGGACTCGCGGAGGCGCTGAACTGCGGCTACGTCATCGGGGGCGACATCTTCCGTGACCTCGCCGAGGAGCGCGACCTCTCGCTGCAACAGCTCATCGCCAAGGCCGAAGAGGACGACACGATAGACCGGGCGCTCGATCAGCGGCTCCGCCGTATCGCCGAGCAGTGGGGCGCGGCGAACAAGGCGTTCATCCTCGAATCGCGGCTGGCGGGATGGCTCGCGGGCAACCGGGCCGACCTGCGCATCTGGCTCGACGCCCCCGAAGAGATCCGCATCGAGCGCCTCAGCGACTACGAGGTGAGTTACGAAATCGAGCGCCCCGCCGAGCGCGAGGACGTCAGCCTCCGGCATCTCGACGACGAGGAGGAAATCGGCCCGCTGCTCCGCGTCCGCGAGGTGAGCGAGGCCGGTCGGTACGAGAGCTACTACGGTATCGACGTGGAGGATCAGTCCTTCTACGATCTCTCGATCAACACCGCTCGGTGGGACGCCGAGACGGTGCTCGAGATGGTGCTCACGGCCATCGAAGGCTACGACCCCGAGACGGACGAGGGGGCCTTCACCACGCGCGACGTGACGCTTTAA
- a CDS encoding DMT family transporter: MSRYRNLALFLVLAAVWGSAFMAIKAGLAYFPPVLFAAIRYDVAGVLMLAYAVWAVDDPVPSGRGQWTLVVVGATLLIAGYHVLLFLGESDPAVTSAAAAVIVSLSPVLTTGFARVFLPDERLTTAGVVGLCLGLLGVVVLARPAPDALLAGGVVAKLLVFGAATSFALGSVLTRRIEATLPIETMEAWSMLGGALLMHAISLALGESFADVTLSVEGVLALAYLALAASALGFLIYFDLLDRLGAVEINLVSYVAPVFAALAGWLFLQERLSLATVGGFALIFAGFLLVKRRAIRAELPRLRRAMED, from the coding sequence GTGTCCCGCTACCGCAACCTCGCCCTCTTTCTCGTCCTCGCCGCCGTCTGGGGGTCGGCGTTCATGGCGATCAAAGCCGGGCTCGCGTACTTCCCGCCGGTCCTCTTCGCGGCGATCCGATACGACGTGGCCGGCGTCCTGATGCTCGCGTACGCCGTGTGGGCCGTCGACGACCCCGTCCCTTCGGGACGAGGCCAGTGGACGCTCGTCGTCGTCGGCGCGACGCTCCTGATCGCCGGCTATCACGTCCTGCTCTTTCTCGGCGAGTCCGACCCCGCCGTCACCAGCGCGGCCGCCGCCGTCATCGTCAGCCTCAGCCCCGTGTTGACGACGGGCTTTGCCCGCGTGTTCCTTCCCGACGAGCGTCTGACCACCGCCGGCGTCGTCGGCCTCTGTCTCGGCCTGCTGGGCGTCGTCGTCCTCGCGCGCCCCGCCCCTGACGCGCTCCTCGCAGGCGGCGTCGTCGCGAAGCTGCTCGTCTTCGGCGCCGCGACGTCCTTTGCCCTCGGCTCCGTGTTGACTCGCCGGATCGAGGCCACGCTCCCCATCGAGACCATGGAGGCGTGGTCGATGCTCGGGGGCGCACTCTTGATGCACGCCATCTCGCTCGCGCTCGGCGAGTCGTTCGCGGACGTGACCCTCTCCGTCGAGGGGGTTCTCGCGCTCGCCTATCTCGCCCTCGCGGCCAGCGCGCTCGGCTTTCTCATCTACTTCGACCTGCTGGACCGGCTGGGGGCGGTCGAGATCAACCTCGTCTCCTACGTCGCGCCGGTGTTCGCGGCGCTCGCGGGCTGGCTCTTCCTGCAGGAACGCCTCTCCCTTGCCACCGTCGGCGGCTTCGCGCTGATCTTCGCCGGCTTCCTCCTGGTCAAGCGGCGGGCCATCCGAGCCGAACTCCCACGGCTTCGGCGAGCGATGGAGGATTAA
- a CDS encoding CBS domain-containing protein has product MALTARDLMETDVETVAPDDEVSEVLGRLARADFNGFPVVDDAGAVVGIVTQHDLVHLFQTEERTLWLPIGLPPFTQTLTYAIDVSWDDLDLGIDLAKNANRPISEVMTADVVTITPDTDLDTILDLLADDERDINRLPVVGSEETDDGRLVGIVARQDVLRAIRDGRRESKR; this is encoded by the coding sequence ATGGCTCTGACCGCCCGTGATCTGATGGAGACGGACGTCGAGACGGTCGCCCCCGACGACGAGGTGAGCGAGGTGCTTGGCCGCCTGGCCCGCGCCGACTTCAACGGCTTCCCCGTGGTAGACGATGCCGGCGCCGTCGTGGGCATCGTCACCCAACACGACCTCGTCCACCTGTTCCAGACCGAGGAGCGAACCCTGTGGCTTCCCATCGGGCTGCCACCGTTCACCCAGACGCTCACGTACGCCATCGACGTGTCGTGGGACGACCTCGACCTCGGCATCGACCTCGCGAAGAACGCGAACCGGCCCATCAGCGAGGTGATGACCGCCGACGTGGTGACGATCACGCCCGACACCGACCTCGATACGATTCTGGATCTGCTCGCCGACGACGAACGCGACATCAACCGGCTCCCCGTCGTCGGGAGCGAGGAGACCGACGACGGCCGACTCGTCGGTATCGTCGCCCGACAGGACGTGTTGCGAGCGATCCGCGACGGGCGCCGCGAATCGAAACGTTGA
- a CDS encoding ribonuclease H family protein yields MAVHGRSTLRDLFDDSPTPHIAHPPRTHHRHFYVATDGSYRAEGGGLGAVIEARDGTRVARLALPDTPPDNNVAEYRALHLGLDVLAARAPPDTRVGVLVDHDDLAANVNHTVLTADHPDWEPTGPIDVPARSEYHWRGIRARIGDFEELRAARIDSRVNPAHPLANAPERYAHVNGREDRCVLPDRNRGHAPTPEDATTEIPPPSRAERRASD; encoded by the coding sequence ATGGCCGTTCACGGCCGTTCGACGCTCCGGGACCTGTTCGACGACTCGCCCACGCCCCACATCGCGCACCCGCCGCGCACCCACCATCGACACTTCTACGTCGCCACCGACGGCTCCTACCGAGCCGAGGGTGGGGGACTCGGGGCAGTCATCGAGGCACGCGACGGGACGCGGGTCGCCCGACTCGCCCTCCCCGACACACCGCCGGACAACAACGTCGCGGAGTATCGGGCGCTCCATCTCGGACTCGACGTACTCGCCGCGCGGGCACCGCCGGACACCCGGGTCGGCGTCCTCGTCGACCACGACGACCTGGCAGCGAACGTCAACCACACCGTGCTCACCGCGGACCATCCGGACTGGGAGCCGACGGGACCCATCGACGTGCCGGCGCGAAGCGAGTACCACTGGCGCGGCATCCGCGCCCGCATCGGCGACTTCGAGGAACTGCGGGCGGCACGCATCGACAGCCGCGTCAACCCGGCGCATCCGCTCGCGAACGCACCCGAACGGTACGCTCACGTCAACGGCCGCGAGGATCGATGCGTCCTTCCGGACCGGAACCGGGGGCACGCGCCGACGCCGGAGGACGCGACGACCGAGATCCCGCCGCCGTCGCGGGCGGAGCGCCGCGCGAGCGACTGA
- a CDS encoding NADP-dependent malic enzyme, which produces MGLDDDAREYHRQDPPGKIEISTTKPTNTQRDLSLAYSPGVAAPCSDIHEDPDLAYDYTAKGNLVGVISNGSAVLGLGDIGAQASKPVMEGKGVLFKRFADIDVFDIELDFDDPADVITATKAMQPTFGGINLEDIKAPDCFEIEERLREEMSIPVFHDDQHGTAIIIGAGLVNAADIVGKTLEDLTVTISGAGASAIATAEFLVSLGVARDNVTMCDSSGIITTDRVDAGELNEYKARFAQDRAEGGLADAMEATDVFVGLSVGGIVSPEMVRSMAENPIIFAMANPEPEIGYHEAKEARDDTVVVGTGRSDYPNQVNNVLGFPFIFRGALDVRATEINEEMKVAAARALADLARKDVPDAVVKAYGDQPLQFGPEYILPKPVDPRVMFEVAPAVAQAAIESDAARKSIDLSTYREELEARLGKSREMMRVVLNKAKTDPKRVVLAEGTDEKMIRAAYQITDQGIAQPVLLGDREAIWETMDDLGLDFDPEIVDPATDELDSYAERLYELRKRKGVTRREANELVRDGNYLGSVMVEMGDADAMLTGLMHHYPSALRPPLQIIGTAEDAEYAAGVYMLTFKNRVIFVADATVNQDPGAAELAEIGRHTGELARRFNVEPRAAMLSYSNFGSVDNPGTRKPRRAAEMLREDPEVDFPVDGEMQADTAVVEDILEGTYDFADLEEPANVLIFPNLEAGNIGYKLLQRLGGADAIGPMLVGMDKPVHVLQRGDEVKDIVNLAGVAVVDAQERDE; this is translated from the coding sequence ATGGGACTCGACGACGACGCCAGGGAGTATCATCGACAGGATCCTCCCGGCAAGATAGAGATTTCGACGACGAAGCCGACGAACACACAGCGGGATCTGAGTCTGGCGTACTCCCCCGGCGTGGCCGCGCCGTGTTCGGACATCCACGAGGACCCCGACCTCGCCTACGACTACACGGCGAAAGGGAACCTCGTCGGCGTCATCTCCAACGGGTCGGCCGTCCTCGGCCTCGGCGACATCGGCGCGCAGGCCTCCAAACCCGTCATGGAGGGGAAGGGCGTCCTGTTCAAGCGCTTCGCCGACATCGACGTCTTCGACATCGAACTCGACTTCGACGATCCGGCGGACGTGATCACGGCGACGAAGGCGATGCAACCGACGTTCGGCGGGATCAACCTCGAAGACATCAAGGCGCCCGACTGTTTCGAAATCGAGGAGCGCCTCCGCGAGGAGATGTCGATCCCCGTCTTCCACGACGACCAGCACGGCACGGCCATCATCATCGGCGCCGGCCTCGTCAACGCCGCCGACATCGTGGGGAAAACCCTCGAAGACCTCACGGTGACCATCTCCGGCGCGGGTGCGAGCGCCATCGCCACCGCCGAGTTCCTCGTCTCCCTCGGCGTCGCCCGCGACAACGTCACCATGTGTGACTCCTCGGGGATCATCACGACCGACCGGGTCGACGCCGGCGAACTCAACGAGTACAAGGCCCGCTTCGCGCAGGACCGCGCCGAGGGAGGACTGGCCGACGCCATGGAGGCGACCGACGTGTTCGTCGGTCTCTCCGTCGGCGGCATCGTGAGCCCGGAGATGGTGCGATCGATGGCCGAGAACCCGATCATCTTCGCGATGGCCAACCCCGAACCCGAAATCGGGTACCACGAGGCCAAGGAGGCCCGCGACGACACCGTCGTCGTCGGCACGGGACGCTCCGACTACCCCAATCAGGTGAACAACGTCCTCGGATTCCCCTTCATCTTCCGGGGGGCACTCGACGTGCGGGCGACGGAGATCAACGAGGAGATGAAAGTCGCCGCGGCCCGCGCGCTCGCGGACCTCGCGCGCAAGGACGTCCCGGACGCCGTCGTGAAGGCGTACGGCGACCAGCCGCTTCAGTTCGGCCCCGAGTACATCCTCCCCAAACCCGTCGACCCGCGGGTGATGTTCGAGGTGGCGCCCGCCGTCGCGCAGGCGGCCATCGAGAGCGACGCCGCCCGCAAGTCCATCGACCTCAGCACCTACCGCGAGGAGCTGGAGGCGCGACTCGGCAAGTCCCGCGAGATGATGCGGGTCGTCCTCAACAAGGCCAAGACCGACCCCAAGCGGGTCGTCCTCGCCGAGGGTACCGACGAGAAGATGATCCGCGCCGCCTACCAGATCACGGATCAGGGTATCGCCCAGCCCGTCCTGCTGGGCGACCGCGAGGCCATCTGGGAGACGATGGACGACCTCGGCCTCGATTTCGACCCCGAAATCGTCGACCCCGCCACCGACGAACTCGACTCCTACGCGGAGCGCCTGTACGAACTCCGGAAACGGAAGGGCGTCACCCGCCGCGAGGCGAACGAACTCGTCCGCGACGGCAACTACCTCGGGAGCGTAATGGTGGAGATGGGCGACGCCGACGCGATGCTGACCGGCCTGATGCATCACTACCCGTCCGCGCTGCGGCCGCCGCTCCAGATCATCGGCACCGCCGAGGACGCGGAGTACGCCGCCGGCGTCTACATGCTCACGTTCAAGAACCGCGTGATCTTCGTCGCCGACGCGACGGTCAACCAGGACCCCGGTGCGGCCGAGTTGGCCGAAATCGGGCGCCACACGGGCGAACTCGCCCGCCGGTTCAACGTCGAACCGCGGGCCGCGATGCTCTCGTACTCCAACTTCGGGAGCGTCGACAACCCGGGGACGCGCAAGCCCCGACGGGCCGCCGAGATGCTCCGCGAGGACCCCGAGGTGGACTTCCCGGTCGACGGCGAGATGCAGGCCGACACCGCGGTGGTCGAGGACATTCTGGAGGGCACCTACGACTTCGCGGACTTGGAGGAGCCGGCGAACGTGTTGATCTTCCCGAATCTGGAGGCGGGGAACATCGGGTACAAGTTGTTACAACGGCTCGGCGGCGCGGACGCCATCGGGCCGATGCTGGTGGGCATGGACAAGCCGGTCCACGTCCTCCAGCGGGGCGACGAGGTGAAAGACATCGTCAACCTCGCGGGCGTCGCCGTCGTCGACGCCCAGGAACGGGACGAGTAG
- a CDS encoding COX15/CtaA family protein — MSLRDRVTFPRFAAFTTGLTLTLVMLGVYTAATGSGLACSAQWPLCDNGLLPQTIPSFIEWFHRLVAMITGWFIVGTAIWSWRRPETGTRLTATLATLLLPLQISIGAVTVTLNGMLPTGYSPPTQGAHLVVALTIFSLLVWTALSARTNGDPPLPRVRRALLVAFGALVASILASRVFTPTPYGPAGQALFYGTSLLAVAALIAATRWLAASSVPRLRFATGTALGLLFVGSLLGRDLVFYTPTVRLVNAAVFLLAGALVAATAVLVSRARPDGRAGSVVSSD; from the coding sequence ATGAGCCTCCGCGACCGGGTTACGTTCCCTCGTTTCGCCGCGTTCACCACGGGGCTGACCCTCACGCTCGTCATGCTCGGCGTCTACACCGCCGCGACGGGATCGGGACTGGCCTGCTCGGCCCAGTGGCCCCTCTGTGACAACGGGCTACTTCCCCAGACCATCCCGAGTTTCATCGAGTGGTTCCACCGCCTCGTCGCCATGATCACCGGCTGGTTCATCGTCGGCACCGCGATATGGTCGTGGCGTCGCCCCGAGACGGGGACCCGCCTCACCGCGACGCTCGCGACCCTCCTCCTGCCGCTCCAGATCAGCATCGGCGCCGTCACCGTCACGCTCAACGGTATGCTCCCGACGGGGTACTCCCCGCCGACGCAGGGCGCCCACCTCGTCGTCGCGCTCACCATCTTCTCGCTGCTCGTGTGGACGGCGCTGTCCGCACGGACGAACGGCGACCCGCCGCTCCCCCGCGTCCGTCGGGCGCTCCTCGTCGCCTTCGGCGCCCTCGTCGCGAGCATCCTCGCCAGCCGTGTCTTCACGCCGACGCCGTACGGCCCGGCCGGACAGGCCCTCTTCTACGGCACCTCGCTGCTCGCCGTCGCCGCGCTCATCGCCGCGACCCGATGGCTCGCCGCCTCCTCCGTTCCGCGGCTCCGGTTCGCGACCGGAACGGCGCTTGGGCTGCTCTTCGTCGGCAGCCTGCTCGGCCGTGATCTCGTGTTCTACACCCCGACCGTCCGCCTCGTCAACGCGGCCGTCTTCCTGCTCGCCGGCGCCCTCGTCGCCGCCACGGCGGTCCTCGTCAGCCGGGCACGTCCCGACGGACGGGCCGGCAGCGTGGTGAGTTCGGACTAG
- a CDS encoding zinc-dependent alcohol dehydrogenase family protein, whose protein sequence is MRAAVLREHGEPLEITDVEAPDPDPHGVVVDVEACGVCRSDWHAWQGHGEWVGDAVADGQILGHEPAGRVVAVGDRVERVAEGDRVAVPFNLGDGSCPQCLSGHGNVCEDGLALGFQREAQGAFAEQVHVPYADYNAMHLPDGVSARDMAALGCRFMTAFHALTARGDVGAGDWIAVHGCGGVGLSTVHIADALGARVVAVDIRDAALDLATELGADAVVNADGKDGRAVTGAVRGATDGGAHVSVDALGVAETCRNSVFSLRRRGTHVQVGLTTDEERGEVSLPVERMAMMEADFKGARGMPPTRYDELLRLLESGEIEPGRLVRREVSLAEVPERLAAMTEYETTGVEVVTEF, encoded by the coding sequence ATGCGAGCCGCAGTCCTCCGGGAACACGGCGAACCGCTGGAGATCACCGACGTCGAAGCACCCGATCCCGATCCGCACGGCGTCGTCGTCGACGTCGAGGCCTGCGGCGTCTGCCGGAGCGACTGGCACGCGTGGCAGGGACACGGCGAGTGGGTCGGCGACGCGGTCGCCGACGGGCAGATCCTCGGCCACGAACCGGCGGGTCGCGTCGTCGCCGTCGGCGACCGGGTCGAACGCGTCGCCGAGGGTGACCGCGTCGCCGTCCCGTTCAACCTCGGCGACGGCTCGTGTCCGCAGTGTCTGAGCGGCCACGGCAACGTCTGTGAGGACGGTCTCGCTCTCGGGTTCCAGCGGGAGGCACAGGGCGCGTTCGCCGAACAGGTCCACGTTCCGTACGCCGACTACAACGCCATGCACCTCCCCGACGGCGTCTCGGCGCGGGACATGGCTGCGCTCGGCTGCCGGTTCATGACCGCCTTCCACGCCCTGACGGCGCGCGGTGACGTCGGCGCGGGCGATTGGATCGCCGTCCACGGCTGTGGTGGCGTGGGTCTCTCGACGGTCCACATCGCCGACGCATTGGGCGCACGGGTGGTCGCGGTCGACATCCGTGATGCGGCGCTCGACCTGGCGACCGAGTTGGGCGCCGACGCCGTCGTGAACGCCGATGGGAAGGACGGTCGAGCGGTGACGGGTGCGGTTCGGGGCGCGACCGACGGCGGCGCGCACGTCTCCGTCGACGCCCTCGGGGTGGCCGAGACGTGTCGCAACTCGGTGTTCTCGTTGCGGCGTCGGGGCACGCACGTCCAGGTCGGGTTGACGACGGACGAGGAGCGTGGCGAGGTGTCCCTACCCGTCGAGCGGATGGCGATGATGGAGGCCGACTTCAAGGGCGCGCGCGGGATGCCGCCGACGCGATACGACGAACTGCTTCGCTTGCTGGAGTCGGGAGAGATCGAACCCGGCCGGCTCGTTCGCCGCGAAGTGTCGTTGGCGGAGGTGCCGGAGCGGCTGGCGGCGATGACGGAGTACGAGACGACGGGCGTGGAAGTCGTCACCGAGTTCTAG
- a CDS encoding replication factor C large subunit: MTDWTEKYRPSTLSAVRGNDKARDALAEWAKTWDDHREAVVVHGSPGVGKTSAAHALATDMGWETVELNASDQRTADVIERFAGRAAQNATLVGSVGGGDDDGRQLVILDEADNIHGNYDRGGASAVTRVVKDAGQPIVLIANDYYDMGRGLRNACREIEFRDVSARSIVPVLRDICRREDVEFEADALDRIAEINDGDLRSAVNDLQAAAEDDRRLTVDDVVTSDRDRSLGVFPFLDAVLKEESPEEAIGSAYRVDETPDDLTKWIAENVTKVYDGAELARAYDHLANADRWLGRVRASQEYGYWRYATDALAGGVAASRDGSKGGWTRFNRPQFWPSSDSTADEVVRKVAENGGFSMATARREVIPFLAAMTHHCKPRELTVAMAAYYGLDEAAVSFVTGSGETTNKVESIVADAEELREAEMEEHSGAFGGAVTTDGTVDTEADADAADDGSVVDEADGETATADSDTEADADDGQSGLSDFM; the protein is encoded by the coding sequence ATGACCGATTGGACGGAGAAGTACCGCCCATCGACGCTGTCGGCGGTCCGGGGGAACGACAAGGCCCGCGACGCGCTGGCGGAGTGGGCGAAGACGTGGGACGACCACCGCGAGGCAGTCGTCGTCCACGGGAGTCCGGGCGTCGGCAAGACGTCGGCGGCTCACGCGCTGGCGACCGACATGGGGTGGGAGACGGTCGAACTCAACGCCTCCGACCAGCGGACGGCCGACGTGATCGAACGCTTCGCGGGGCGAGCGGCGCAGAACGCGACGCTCGTCGGATCGGTCGGCGGCGGTGACGACGACGGTCGACAGCTCGTGATCCTCGACGAGGCCGACAACATCCACGGCAACTACGACCGCGGCGGGGCGAGCGCAGTCACGCGCGTGGTGAAAGACGCCGGCCAGCCCATCGTTCTGATCGCCAACGACTACTACGACATGGGTCGGGGGCTGCGCAACGCCTGCCGTGAAATCGAATTCCGCGACGTGTCGGCGCGCTCCATCGTCCCCGTCCTCCGGGACATCTGCCGGCGCGAGGACGTCGAGTTCGAGGCCGACGCCCTGGATCGCATCGCCGAAATCAACGACGGCGACCTGCGTTCGGCGGTAAACGACCTGCAGGCGGCCGCGGAGGATGACCGTCGCCTGACGGTCGACGACGTGGTGACGAGCGACCGCGATCGGAGTCTCGGGGTCTTTCCCTTCCTCGATGCGGTGTTGAAAGAGGAGTCCCCCGAGGAGGCCATCGGCTCCGCGTACCGCGTCGACGAGACGCCGGACGACCTGACGAAGTGGATCGCCGAGAACGTCACCAAAGTGTACGACGGGGCGGAACTCGCGCGGGCGTACGACCACCTCGCGAACGCCGACCGGTGGCTGGGGCGGGTACGCGCCAGCCAGGAGTACGGCTACTGGCGGTACGCGACCGACGCCCTCGCTGGCGGCGTGGCGGCGTCCCGCGACGGATCGAAGGGTGGATGGACGCGGTTCAACCGGCCGCAGTTCTGGCCGTCCTCCGATTCGACGGCCGACGAGGTGGTCCGCAAGGTGGCCGAGAACGGCGGATTCAGCATGGCGACCGCTCGCCGCGAGGTCATTCCCTTCCTCGCGGCGATGACCCACCACTGCAAGCCCCGTGAACTGACGGTAGCGATGGCCGCCTACTACGGCCTCGACGAGGCGGCGGTGTCTTTCGTCACCGGGAGTGGCGAGACGACGAACAAAGTGGAGTCCATCGTCGCGGACGCCGAGGAGCTTCGCGAGGCCGAGATGGAGGAACACTCGGGGGCGTTCGGGGGCGCGGTGACGACAGACGGGACCGTGGATACCGAAGCGGACGCCGACGCGGCGGACGACGGCAGTGTCGTGGACGAGGCCGACGGCGAGACTGCCACTGCCGATTCCGATACCGAAGCGGACGCCGACGACGGCCAGTCCGGTCTCTCGGATTTCATGTGA